One window from the genome of Streptomyces sp. NBC_00091 encodes:
- a CDS encoding potassium-transporting ATPase subunit C, which produces MNNSVGNTARLIAAGLRALLVLTVICGVIYPLAVTGIAQALFNDKANGSEIKDKSGKVVGSSLIGQTYNLPKKTASDSTTGSDAEEAAKPDLKWFQPRPSNGLGSNSVNTQYSLILSGATNRSADNGAVGGKCTKDAEEGTLCAQVLAAKDAVIADNTTASYQVKPEDVPADAVTSSGSGLDPNISPEYAELQVHRVAEKNGLDLKRVEKLVADHTQGRTLGFMGEPRVNVLELNTALKAALSKG; this is translated from the coding sequence ATGAACAACTCCGTAGGCAACACCGCACGGTTGATCGCCGCCGGCCTGCGGGCCCTGCTCGTCCTCACGGTCATCTGCGGGGTCATCTACCCGCTCGCCGTGACCGGCATCGCCCAGGCCCTGTTCAACGACAAGGCCAACGGCTCCGAGATCAAGGACAAGAGCGGCAAGGTCGTCGGCTCCTCCCTCATCGGGCAGACCTACAACCTGCCGAAGAAGACTGCTTCTGATTCGACAACGGGGAGCGACGCCGAAGAAGCGGCCAAGCCGGACCTCAAGTGGTTCCAGCCGCGCCCCTCCAACGGCCTGGGCAGCAACAGCGTCAACACCCAGTACTCGCTGATCCTCTCCGGGGCCACCAACCGCTCCGCCGACAACGGCGCCGTGGGCGGCAAGTGCACCAAGGACGCCGAAGAGGGCACCCTCTGCGCCCAGGTCCTCGCCGCCAAGGACGCCGTCATCGCGGACAACACCACGGCGTCGTACCAGGTGAAGCCCGAGGACGTGCCGGCCGACGCCGTCACCTCCTCCGGCTCGGGCCTCGACCCGAACATCTCCCCCGAGTACGCCGAGCTCCAGGTCCACCGGGTGGCCGAGAAGAACGGGCTCGACCTCAAGCGGGTCGAGAAGCTCGTCGCCGACCACACCCAGGGCCGCACCCTCGGCTTCATGGGTGAGCCCCGCGTCAACGTCCTCGAGCTGAACACCGCCCTCAAGGCCGCCCTGTCCAAGGGCTGA
- a CDS encoding response regulator produces the protein MTRVLVVEDDPQLVRALKINLQARKFEVQEASDGSSAIRLAAARKPDVIVLDLGLPDMDGIEVIKAVRGWTRTPILVLSARHTSEDKIRALDAGADDYVTKPFSMDELLARLRAATRRQNAPAQSPAADEVTLVTTDEFSVDLVARKVRRGERTVRLTPTEWHLLEILITHPGRLITQSRLLLEVWGPTYSEHTNYLRVYMAQLRRKLEADPSHPRYLITEPGMGYRFEP, from the coding sequence ATGACCCGGGTGCTGGTGGTGGAGGACGATCCCCAGCTCGTCCGCGCGCTCAAGATCAACCTCCAGGCGCGCAAATTCGAGGTCCAAGAGGCTTCCGACGGAAGCTCGGCCATCCGGCTCGCGGCCGCCCGCAAGCCGGACGTCATCGTGCTGGACCTCGGCCTCCCGGACATGGACGGCATCGAGGTGATCAAGGCGGTCCGCGGCTGGACCCGGACCCCCATCCTGGTGCTCTCCGCCCGGCACACCTCCGAGGACAAGATCCGGGCTCTGGACGCCGGCGCGGACGACTACGTGACGAAACCGTTCAGCATGGACGAGCTGCTGGCCCGCCTGCGCGCGGCCACCCGCCGCCAGAACGCTCCGGCGCAGTCCCCGGCCGCCGACGAGGTCACGCTGGTCACGACGGACGAGTTCTCCGTCGACCTGGTGGCGAGGAAGGTCCGGCGGGGCGAGCGGACCGTACGCCTGACCCCCACCGAGTGGCACCTGCTGGAGATCCTCATCACCCACCCGGGCCGACTGATCACACAGAGCAGGCTGCTGCTGGAGGTCTGGGGCCCGACCTACTCCGAGCACACGAACTACCTCCGTGTATACATGGCGCAGCTACGGCGGAAACTGGAAGCGGACCCTTCCCACCCGCGGTATCTGATCACCGAACCGGGCATGGGCTACCGCTTCGAACCGTAG
- a CDS encoding sensor histidine kinase KdpD — protein sequence MGRGKLRIYLGAAPGVGKTYAMLSEAHRRIERGTDCVVGFVEHHSRPRTEVMLHGLELIGRREIRYRDATFTEMDVDAILARRPAVALVDELAHTNVPGSRNAKRWQDVEELLQAGIDVVSTVNIQHLESLGDVVETITGVRQRETVPDEVARRADQIELVDMSPQALRRRMAHGNVYKPDKVDAALSNYFRPGNLTALRELALLWVADRVDEYLQQYRGEHNIRSTWQARERIVVGLTGGPEGRTLIRRAARLAEKGAGGEVLAVYIAASDGLTSASPKELAVQRTLVEDLGGTFHHVIGDNIPDALLEFARGVNATQIVLGVSRRRSWQSVFSPGVSATVARESGPDLDVHIVTHDEAAKGRGLPVARGARLGRSRIIWGWLTGIAGPALLTVLLSQVVPDLGLANDMLLFLTSTVAAALLGGLLPALASAAFGSLLLNYYFTPPLHEFTVSDPKNIVAIAIFVGVAVSVASVVDLAARRTHQAARLRAESEILSFLAGSVLRGENSLDALLERLRETFAMQCVVLLERTSDVDPWTTAASVGTAPVSRPEDADVDLPIGENMALALTGRVLPAEDRRVLAAFAAQAAVVLDRQRLVDQAEKSRELAEANRIRTALLAAVSHDLRTPLAGIKASVTSLRSADVEWSEEDRAELLEGIEDGADRLAALIGNLLDMSRLNTGTVVPLIRETDLDEVVPMALGGVPEDSVDLDIPETLPMVAVDRGLLERAVANIVENAVKYSPPGESVLVSASSLRDRVELRVVDRGPGVPDEAKDRIFEPFQRHGDAPRGAGVGLGLAVARGFTEAIGGTLTAEDTPGGGLTMVLTLPTPGGTPPAPAELPASAVT from the coding sequence ATGGGACGCGGCAAGCTTCGGATCTACCTCGGCGCGGCGCCGGGCGTCGGCAAGACCTACGCGATGCTCTCGGAGGCGCATCGCCGGATCGAGCGGGGCACCGACTGTGTCGTCGGCTTCGTCGAGCACCACAGCCGCCCGCGCACCGAGGTGATGCTGCACGGCCTCGAGCTGATCGGGCGGCGCGAGATCCGCTACCGGGACGCCACCTTCACCGAGATGGACGTGGACGCGATCCTGGCGCGCCGCCCGGCGGTGGCGCTGGTGGACGAGCTGGCCCACACCAATGTGCCGGGCTCGCGCAACGCCAAGCGGTGGCAGGACGTGGAGGAGCTCCTCCAGGCCGGCATCGACGTCGTCTCGACCGTCAACATCCAGCACCTGGAATCGCTGGGTGACGTGGTCGAGACGATCACCGGGGTCCGGCAGCGGGAGACGGTCCCGGACGAGGTGGCCCGCCGCGCCGACCAGATCGAGCTGGTGGACATGTCGCCGCAGGCGCTGCGCCGGCGGATGGCCCACGGCAACGTCTACAAACCCGACAAGGTCGACGCGGCCCTCTCCAACTACTTCCGCCCCGGGAACCTGACCGCCCTGCGCGAACTCGCCCTGCTGTGGGTCGCCGACCGGGTGGACGAGTACCTCCAGCAGTACCGGGGCGAGCACAACATCCGCTCCACCTGGCAGGCCCGCGAGCGCATCGTCGTCGGCCTCACCGGCGGCCCCGAGGGCCGTACCCTCATCCGGCGGGCCGCCCGCCTCGCCGAGAAGGGCGCCGGCGGCGAGGTCCTGGCCGTCTACATCGCCGCGAGCGACGGCCTCACCTCCGCCTCGCCGAAGGAACTCGCCGTCCAGCGCACCCTGGTCGAGGACCTCGGCGGCACCTTCCACCACGTCATAGGCGACAACATCCCCGACGCGCTCCTCGAGTTCGCGCGCGGGGTCAACGCCACGCAGATCGTTCTCGGCGTCAGCCGCCGCCGCTCCTGGCAGTCCGTTTTCAGCCCCGGCGTCAGCGCCACCGTCGCCCGCGAATCGGGCCCCGACCTCGACGTCCACATCGTCACGCACGACGAGGCGGCCAAGGGCCGGGGCCTGCCCGTAGCCCGTGGCGCGCGCCTGGGGCGCTCCCGGATCATCTGGGGCTGGCTGACGGGCATCGCGGGCCCCGCCCTGCTCACGGTGCTGCTGAGCCAGGTCGTTCCCGACCTCGGCCTCGCCAACGACATGCTGCTCTTCCTCACCTCCACGGTGGCGGCAGCGCTGCTCGGCGGACTCCTGCCCGCCCTGGCGTCGGCGGCGTTCGGGTCGTTGCTGCTGAACTACTACTTCACACCGCCGCTGCACGAGTTCACCGTCTCCGACCCCAAGAACATCGTCGCCATCGCGATCTTCGTCGGCGTGGCCGTCTCCGTCGCCTCGGTGGTCGACCTCGCCGCCCGCCGCACCCACCAGGCCGCCCGCCTGCGGGCCGAGTCCGAGATCCTCTCCTTCCTCGCCGGCAGCGTCCTGCGCGGTGAGAACTCCCTCGACGCGCTCCTCGAGCGCCTGCGCGAGACCTTCGCCATGCAGTGCGTCGTCCTCCTCGAGCGCACCAGCGACGTCGACCCCTGGACCACCGCCGCGTCCGTCGGCACCGCGCCCGTCAGCCGTCCCGAAGACGCGGACGTCGACCTGCCCATCGGCGAGAACATGGCCCTGGCCCTCACCGGCCGCGTCCTGCCCGCCGAGGACCGCCGCGTCCTCGCCGCCTTCGCCGCCCAGGCCGCCGTCGTACTCGACCGTCAACGCCTCGTCGACCAAGCCGAGAAGTCCCGCGAACTCGCCGAGGCCAACCGCATCCGCACCGCCCTCCTCGCCGCCGTCAGCCACGACCTGCGCACCCCCCTCGCCGGCATCAAGGCCTCCGTCACCTCGCTGCGCTCCGCCGACGTCGAATGGTCCGAGGAGGACCGGGCCGAGCTGCTGGAGGGCATCGAGGACGGCGCCGACCGCCTCGCCGCCCTCATCGGCAACCTCCTCGACATGTCACGGCTCAACACCGGCACCGTCGTCCCGCTCATCCGGGAAACCGACCTCGACGAGGTCGTCCCCATGGCCCTGGGCGGCGTCCCCGAGGACAGCGTCGACCTCGACATCCCCGAGACGCTCCCCATGGTCGCCGTCGACCGCGGACTCCTCGAACGCGCGGTCGCCAACATCGTCGAGAACGCGGTGAAGTACAGCCCCCCGGGCGAATCCGTGCTGGTCTCGGCCAGTTCCCTGCGCGACCGCGTGGAGCTGCGCGTCGTGGACCGGGGCCCGGGCGTCCCCGACGAGGCGAAGGACCGCATCTTCGAACCCTTCCAGCGCCACGGCGACGCCCCGCGCGGCGCCGGAGTCGGCCTGGGCCTGGCGGTCGCCCGCGGCTTCACCGAGGCCATCGGCGGCACCCTCACCGCCGAGGACACCCCGGGCGGCGGACTCACCATGGTCCTCACCCTCCCCACCCCCGGCGGCACCCCGCCGGCCCCGGCGGAGCTCCCGGCCTCGGCGGTCACCTGA
- a CDS encoding SDR family NAD(P)-dependent oxidoreductase — protein sequence MSASLSGRTVLVTGATSGIGYETARRLAERGATVLLHGRTPEEARAAADRLVSTAGTDGALLRPLAADFVRLEEVEGLAHAVVRDHPRLDVLVNNAAIAAPERHTLTADGNEIAFQVNFLAHYLLTNLLEPALTSEPGGRVVNVSSALHRSGAIQWNDPQRVRRYSRLAAYAQSQLALTVFAADPRVTAVSVHPGVCETGLLPLYGHEGAPASEGARHVVRLCDPATEIVNGAYYDRSERVAPAPAATEERTVKRLNRLAGLLVGHTA from the coding sequence ATGTCTGCATCCCTGTCCGGACGTACCGTCCTCGTCACCGGCGCCACCTCCGGCATCGGCTACGAGACCGCCCGCCGGCTCGCCGAGCGCGGCGCCACCGTCCTCCTCCACGGCCGCACGCCCGAGGAAGCACGGGCCGCCGCCGACCGCCTCGTCTCCACCGCCGGCACCGACGGCGCCCTCCTGCGCCCGCTCGCCGCCGACTTCGTCCGCCTGGAGGAGGTCGAGGGCCTGGCCCACGCCGTCGTACGGGACCACCCGCGCCTGGACGTGCTCGTCAACAACGCGGCCATCGCCGCCCCCGAGCGCCACACCCTGACCGCCGACGGCAACGAGATCGCCTTCCAGGTCAACTTCCTGGCCCACTACCTCCTCACCAACCTCCTGGAGCCCGCCCTCACCAGCGAGCCCGGCGGGCGCGTCGTCAACGTCTCCTCCGCCCTGCACCGCTCCGGGGCCATCCAGTGGAACGACCCGCAGCGGGTGCGGCGTTACTCCCGGCTCGCCGCCTACGCCCAGTCGCAGCTGGCCCTGACCGTCTTCGCCGCCGACCCGCGCGTCACCGCCGTCTCCGTCCACCCCGGCGTGTGCGAGACCGGGCTCCTCCCGCTGTACGGACACGAGGGCGCGCCGGCCTCCGAGGGCGCGCGGCACGTCGTACGGCTCTGCGACCCGGCCACCGAGATCGTCAACGGCGCCTACTACGACCGCTCCGAGCGCGTCGCCCCGGCTCCCGCAGCGACCGAGGAGCGGACGGTCAAGCGCCTCAACAGGCTCGCCGGCCTGCTCGTCGGCCACACCGCCTGA
- the kdpF gene encoding K(+)-transporting ATPase subunit F, whose translation MSTEQVVGIVVAVCLIGYLVLAFFFPEKF comes from the coding sequence GTGAGCACGGAGCAAGTCGTAGGCATCGTCGTCGCGGTCTGCCTGATCGGTTATCTGGTCCTGGCGTTCTTCTTCCCGGAGAAGTTCTGA